In Natronococcus occultus SP4, the following proteins share a genomic window:
- a CDS encoding carboxymuconolactone decarboxylase family protein: protein MVSSDTETEIEDELGRVPSWIDAIAEPASDHSWRLVRDLLFGETELTPREKGLVGVGAAAAINCPYCTHFHKEEARMAEATEDELTEAVTLASNTRYFSTVLHGSETDLEAFVEETDEIVAYFEEQEAAAADD from the coding sequence ATGGTATCAAGTGACACCGAAACGGAGATCGAAGACGAGCTCGGACGGGTACCGAGCTGGATCGACGCCATCGCGGAGCCCGCGAGCGATCACAGCTGGAGGCTCGTCCGCGACCTCCTGTTCGGTGAGACCGAGCTCACACCCCGTGAGAAGGGACTCGTTGGCGTCGGCGCGGCCGCTGCTATCAACTGTCCCTACTGTACGCACTTCCACAAGGAGGAGGCCCGGATGGCCGAGGCAACCGAGGACGAGCTGACCGAGGCGGTCACCCTCGCGAGCAACACGCGGTACTTCTCGACGGTATTGCACGGCTCGGAGACCGACCTCGAGGCGTTCGTCGAGGAAACCGACGAGATCGTCGCCTATTTCGAGGAACAGGAGGCCGCGGCAGCGGACGACTGA
- a CDS encoding bacterio-opsin activator domain-containing protein, whose translation MSHETSAAADTLVRVLVVGDDDAVASVAGAVTQGLDSVSLIRERRLPGALARLETVTPHCVVCAFDRGEGGTAIERLRRECESIPILAVADDAVGALEAGATDVVDPADSDPLVIARLERLATDVPEQSSTAISGSLLEGSAAVVWLLGVDGEVAYASPATDGEFGVPPDAIEDRPIEQFVHPDDREAVDETVSAVADRPFGATDRVQVRIGRGDGAWRVVELRISNRLADPNLGGIVVTLFPAIAREPEPDAERVLDRLDEPVFELGDRLELRYANESATELFDRDPEPGITVGSLLPEPIREPVIEELRDHRANEDALEEPTTFVVRSPARERPLGVRVVPSESGAIVQLRALDRTSPSSSGPTAAERTAASVVDALPDGVVVLEDGAVELANAAAVELADDDPLVGRVPAELFDPELAATVRERSRSAPYRWLEPASGRLAVADDRPVDVFVVPLPEDDRTLCVIRDRRRSPAGALATLADAVGAIREVDSESAVRETVAEAALELSGGDVVGLYRSEERALEPIAVATRGSGTASLSAVERAAVPDAVLPDGAGEDADATVHDADALEPFLDETGIRADQVLTVPVGTATLVAATREPMAFDSVDPGPIDVLAGIGAVALEERAAVAELRGCRTDRSSLEATLERRGRLDGIERDLLEASDRETVYRRLCRGTASLSFEDEPIALAWVGTDTSGEDVERRAIAGTEAGDDRLESLADRYVSATAETFSEAEAASVDDPAEDADDSWREHAFEAGIRSVLRVPLRHEGFRYGALVLCSRTPGAFDESTRSGIERLGRVAGAAIDAIETRRALGDDAVTELEFVLREADPLATVAHRVDRPLALRSVVPTEDGGTVFATIPGEDVLENGPDPTRGLGEDVDGLADVRAVGTVGEERLLEFALAGPSIATTVAAHGGVPRSLTPTDDRTRLVLELAGPGDVRAFVDALEREWDLELLARRQRERSPEDALALDATLRERLSERQRQTLEAAYYAGFFEWPRERTGEEIADSLGVSQPTFSRHVRLAQGTVLAVLFEEFGGLE comes from the coding sequence GTGAGCCACGAGACGAGCGCGGCGGCCGACACGCTGGTACGCGTCCTCGTCGTCGGCGACGACGATGCGGTCGCGTCGGTGGCCGGAGCGGTAACGCAAGGACTCGACTCGGTGTCGCTGATTCGGGAGCGGCGGCTTCCGGGTGCGCTCGCCCGCCTCGAAACCGTCACTCCCCACTGCGTCGTCTGTGCGTTCGACCGCGGCGAGGGCGGAACGGCGATCGAACGGCTCCGGCGCGAGTGCGAGTCGATCCCGATCCTCGCGGTCGCGGACGACGCCGTCGGAGCGCTCGAGGCGGGTGCGACGGACGTCGTCGATCCCGCTGACTCCGACCCGCTCGTGATCGCCCGACTCGAACGACTCGCCACGGACGTGCCGGAGCAATCGTCGACCGCGATCTCCGGGTCGCTCCTCGAGGGGTCGGCCGCGGTCGTGTGGCTCCTCGGGGTGGACGGCGAGGTCGCGTACGCGAGCCCGGCGACCGACGGTGAGTTCGGTGTCCCGCCCGACGCGATCGAGGACCGACCGATCGAGCAGTTCGTCCACCCCGACGACCGCGAGGCGGTCGACGAGACGGTTTCGGCCGTCGCGGATCGACCGTTCGGGGCGACCGACCGCGTTCAGGTCCGGATCGGCCGCGGCGACGGTGCCTGGCGGGTCGTCGAACTCCGGATCAGTAACCGGCTCGCGGATCCGAACCTCGGCGGGATCGTCGTCACACTCTTTCCGGCGATCGCTCGGGAACCCGAGCCCGACGCCGAACGCGTTCTCGATCGGCTCGACGAGCCCGTCTTCGAGCTCGGCGACCGACTGGAGCTGCGCTACGCGAACGAGTCGGCGACCGAGCTGTTCGACCGCGACCCCGAGCCCGGCATTACCGTCGGATCGCTCCTCCCCGAGCCGATCCGCGAGCCGGTGATCGAGGAGCTTCGCGACCATCGAGCGAACGAGGACGCCCTCGAGGAGCCGACGACGTTCGTGGTCCGGTCCCCAGCCCGCGAGCGACCGCTCGGTGTCCGGGTCGTCCCGTCGGAGTCGGGAGCGATCGTCCAGTTGCGGGCTCTCGATCGGACGAGTCCGTCCTCGTCGGGGCCGACTGCGGCCGAACGCACCGCCGCGTCGGTCGTCGACGCACTTCCCGACGGGGTCGTCGTCCTCGAGGACGGCGCCGTCGAGCTGGCAAACGCCGCGGCGGTCGAGCTGGCTGACGACGACCCCCTCGTCGGACGGGTGCCCGCGGAGCTGTTCGACCCGGAGCTGGCGGCGACGGTTCGCGAGCGCTCGCGGTCGGCGCCGTACCGGTGGCTGGAGCCCGCCTCGGGGCGCCTCGCGGTCGCCGACGACCGCCCCGTCGACGTCTTCGTCGTACCGCTGCCCGAGGACGATCGAACCCTCTGTGTGATCCGGGATCGGCGGCGGTCGCCCGCGGGCGCGCTCGCGACGCTCGCGGACGCCGTCGGGGCGATCCGCGAGGTCGACTCCGAATCGGCGGTCCGCGAGACGGTCGCCGAGGCGGCCCTCGAGCTCAGCGGCGGTGACGTGGTCGGGCTGTACCGAAGCGAGGAGCGGGCGCTCGAGCCGATCGCGGTCGCGACCCGCGGCTCCGGGACCGCGTCGCTTTCGGCCGTCGAGCGTGCGGCGGTTCCGGACGCCGTTCTGCCCGACGGCGCTGGCGAGGACGCCGACGCCACCGTCCACGACGCGGACGCGCTCGAACCGTTCCTCGACGAGACCGGGATCCGGGCCGACCAGGTCCTTACCGTTCCCGTCGGGACGGCGACGCTGGTCGCGGCGACGCGGGAGCCGATGGCGTTCGACTCGGTCGATCCCGGTCCGATCGACGTCCTCGCCGGGATCGGCGCCGTCGCGCTCGAAGAGCGGGCGGCGGTCGCGGAGCTTCGCGGGTGTCGGACGGACCGATCCTCGCTTGAGGCGACCCTGGAGCGGCGCGGCCGCCTCGACGGGATCGAGCGTGACCTGCTCGAGGCGAGCGATCGGGAGACGGTCTACCGACGGCTCTGTCGGGGAACGGCGTCCCTTTCGTTCGAGGACGAACCGATCGCGCTCGCCTGGGTCGGCACGGATACGAGCGGCGAGGACGTCGAGCGGCGGGCAATCGCCGGAACGGAGGCTGGTGACGACCGCCTCGAGTCGCTGGCCGACCGATACGTGTCCGCGACGGCGGAAACGTTCTCCGAGGCCGAAGCGGCGTCCGTCGACGACCCGGCCGAGGACGCCGACGACTCCTGGCGCGAGCACGCGTTCGAGGCGGGGATCCGCTCCGTCCTCCGCGTGCCGCTCCGCCATGAGGGGTTCCGGTACGGCGCGCTGGTGCTGTGCTCGCGGACGCCGGGGGCGTTCGACGAGTCGACCCGCAGCGGGATCGAGCGTCTGGGACGGGTCGCCGGAGCCGCCATCGACGCGATCGAGACGCGACGCGCCTTGGGGGACGACGCCGTCACCGAACTCGAGTTCGTCCTCCGGGAGGCCGACCCGCTCGCGACGGTCGCCCACCGCGTCGATCGCCCGCTGGCGCTTCGGTCGGTCGTGCCGACCGAGGACGGCGGAACCGTCTTCGCGACGATCCCTGGAGAGGACGTCCTCGAGAACGGGCCCGATCCGACCCGCGGGCTCGGCGAGGACGTCGACGGCCTGGCAGACGTCCGGGCGGTCGGCACGGTCGGCGAGGAGCGCCTGCTGGAGTTCGCGCTCGCCGGGCCGTCGATCGCGACGACGGTCGCCGCACACGGCGGCGTCCCCCGGTCCCTGACCCCGACCGACGACAGGACGCGCCTCGTCCTCGAGCTGGCCGGCCCGGGCGACGTCCGGGCGTTCGTCGACGCGCTCGAGCGGGAGTGGGACCTGGAGCTGCTCGCGCGCCGCCAGCGCGAGCGCTCGCCCGAGGACGCACTGGCGCTCGACGCGACTCTTCGCGAACGGCTGTCCGAACGACAGCGTCAGACCCTCGAAGCGGCCTACTACGCCGGCTTCTTCGAGTGGCCCCGGGAGCGGACCGGCGAGGAGATCGCCGACTCGCTGGGCGTCTCCCAGCCGACGTTCAGCCGTCACGTCCGTCTCGCACAGGGGACGGTGCTTGCGGTGCTGTTCGAGGAGTTCGGCGGGCTCGAGTGA
- a CDS encoding DUF5786 family protein: MGFGSYDESEQQQPQDDADEDVEAVNVHEHDHDGQLEFESDATTDQLVSQLGAMKDDEE, from the coding sequence ATGGGTTTTGGTAGCTACGACGAGTCCGAGCAGCAGCAACCGCAGGACGACGCCGACGAGGACGTCGAGGCGGTCAACGTTCACGAGCACGACCACGACGGCCAACTCGAGTTCGAGTCCGACGCCACGACCGACCAGCTGGTCTCCCAGCTGGGCGCGATGAAAGACGACGAGGAGTAG
- a CDS encoding MBL fold metallo-hydrolase has protein sequence MTVRYGAVDIDWLGYATVRLEGETGTVVYVDPGRYGVLDDYDARDGDLVLVSHDDHYDPEGIRRVAHDDAIVVAHEAIDADEIDRVDEPLEELPYEVERVRGDESFVLGPLDLYTTQAYNEPGGPYTDDEGEPYHREGEGCGFGVTIDGVTAFWPGDTDVLPVHEELAVDVFLPPIGGSFTMDRRDAAELAGTMRPGLVLPIHYNTFEALETDPEAFVVDVARRRVPVVLDE, from the coding sequence ATGACTGTTCGATACGGTGCGGTCGATATCGACTGGCTCGGCTACGCGACGGTACGCCTCGAGGGCGAGACGGGAACGGTCGTCTACGTCGATCCGGGTCGGTACGGCGTCCTCGACGACTACGACGCCCGGGACGGCGATCTGGTTCTGGTGAGTCACGACGACCACTACGATCCCGAAGGCATTCGACGGGTCGCTCACGACGACGCCATCGTCGTGGCCCACGAGGCGATCGACGCCGACGAGATCGACCGGGTCGACGAGCCCCTCGAGGAGCTCCCCTACGAGGTCGAACGGGTGCGGGGCGACGAGTCGTTCGTGCTCGGCCCGCTCGATCTGTACACGACCCAGGCGTACAACGAGCCCGGCGGCCCCTACACCGACGACGAGGGCGAGCCCTACCACCGCGAGGGCGAGGGCTGTGGCTTCGGGGTGACGATCGACGGCGTCACCGCCTTCTGGCCCGGCGACACCGACGTCCTCCCGGTCCACGAGGAGCTGGCCGTCGACGTCTTCCTGCCGCCGATCGGGGGCTCCTTTACGATGGACCGCCGCGACGCGGCCGAACTCGCGGGGACGATGCGGCCGGGGCTCGTCCTCCCGATTCACTACAACACGTTCGAGGCCCTCGAGACCGATCCGGAGGCGTTCGTCGTCGACGTCGCCAGGCGACGGGTTCCGGTCGTCCTCGACGAGTAA
- a CDS encoding TlpA family protein disulfide reductase → MRRRDVLAGVASAGTLAGAGALAVYGLPGTEDEEPRHDPVTIDTVDATGSSEGTVQIPDEGSVTFVDLFATTCGTCKEQMPALGEAYDRVGDDVTFVSVTNENEEQVPDTEIADWWDEYDGHWPVGRDGTSDLIVHYGSGTPIGVLFDEDGVVRWEESGRKESDEIVSRIEDVLGEGG, encoded by the coding sequence ATGCGGCGTCGGGACGTCCTCGCCGGGGTCGCGAGCGCGGGAACGCTCGCCGGTGCCGGCGCGCTCGCGGTCTACGGGCTGCCGGGCACGGAGGACGAGGAACCCCGACACGACCCCGTCACGATCGACACCGTCGACGCGACCGGCAGCAGCGAGGGGACCGTACAGATCCCCGACGAGGGATCGGTGACGTTCGTCGACCTGTTCGCGACGACCTGCGGAACCTGCAAGGAACAGATGCCCGCGCTGGGCGAGGCCTACGACCGGGTCGGCGACGACGTCACGTTCGTCTCGGTTACCAACGAGAACGAGGAACAGGTCCCCGACACGGAGATCGCCGACTGGTGGGACGAGTATGACGGCCACTGGCCGGTCGGCCGGGACGGGACCTCCGATCTCATCGTCCACTACGGATCGGGGACGCCGATCGGCGTCCTGTTCGACGAGGACGGCGTCGTCAGGTGGGAGGAGTCGGGTCGCAAGGAAAGCGACGAGATCGTCTCCCGAATCGAGGACGTCCTCGGCGAAGGCGGATGA
- a CDS encoding SCO family protein: MKRRAYLGTLGAAGMGGLAGCVGDLPVVGNSETALGEPEQSRGNPSHPIHGDEFPAFTLPDPHAGREVSLEEFESERAYLLTFIYTSCTDECGTLTNMLGLVQEDAAEEGYEDDVALLAMTFDPETDSPEALREYGEQYGVDYEAENWHFLRPETEDEAMELLNEEIGVPAQIGDGDEDDQEAHDDHDGEEDDDHDSHADEDEAHDDGHDDHDEEAGNDDGEGHDDGEQHDDGHDHDDHPQEIHYYIIFLVNEQGIVERSYPNVTDSREENRPQAIIDDVRTVVE; encoded by the coding sequence ATGAAGCGACGCGCGTACCTGGGAACGCTGGGGGCAGCCGGAATGGGCGGGCTGGCAGGGTGTGTGGGCGACCTCCCGGTCGTCGGCAACAGCGAGACGGCGCTGGGCGAGCCCGAGCAGTCGCGGGGAAATCCGTCCCATCCGATCCACGGAGACGAGTTCCCGGCGTTTACGCTTCCGGACCCGCACGCGGGACGGGAGGTCTCGCTCGAGGAGTTCGAGAGCGAGCGCGCGTACCTGCTGACGTTTATTTACACGTCCTGTACCGACGAGTGTGGTACGCTGACGAACATGCTCGGGCTCGTCCAGGAGGACGCCGCCGAGGAAGGGTACGAGGACGACGTCGCCCTGCTGGCGATGACGTTCGATCCCGAAACCGACAGCCCGGAGGCCCTGCGGGAGTACGGCGAGCAGTACGGCGTCGACTACGAGGCCGAGAACTGGCACTTCCTCCGCCCCGAGACCGAGGACGAGGCGATGGAGCTGCTCAACGAGGAGATCGGCGTTCCAGCACAGATCGGTGACGGTGACGAGGACGACCAGGAGGCTCACGACGACCACGACGGCGAGGAAGACGACGATCACGACAGCCACGCCGACGAGGACGAAGCGCACGACGACGGCCACGATGATCACGACGAAGAGGCGGGGAACGATGACGGCGAAGGCCACGACGACGGTGAGCAACACGACGACGGCCACGACCACGACGACCACCCCCAGGAGATCCACTACTACATCATCTTTCTGGTCAACGAGCAGGGAATTGTCGAGCGCTCGTACCCGAACGTAACCGATAGCCGCGAGGAGAACCGACCCCAGGCGATCATCGACGACGTCCGAACGGTGGTCGAGTAA
- a CDS encoding cation:proton antiporter — translation MNWIPLFVVDGVGLPLDQPVLIFALAMIVFLVGPLLVKRLGQPGIVGIVIFGAIIGPGALGVVEHSDAIELLGEVGLIYLLFTVGLEVDLRGFKEAPENAALFGLMSFFLPFIVGTLATSTLLGLDIWAALLLSAVFASHTLLAYPIVNRFGVTKNRAVTAVFGGILFTDTLALVVLAIVTGAVDEGLSALLFGDVALSLAILFAGVWFLVPPASRLFFQNFSEESYFEFLFVMVGIFAAASLAEVLDLDPILGAFVAGLALNQLIPQGGTLMNRIEFVGNAFFIPFFLLHVGMLVDLGVIFAGVETLQIAALITTIMIVTKGAAAWSVAEIQDYTKHERDVIFGLSTGQAAAALAITLVGFDAGLFSEAILNAVVLLLLITALVSPWMTERAANRLALERDVEDDDDDGRDPNILLPLSHNAELQRRLLELSFVIKGDSSSNPVHVMTVVQPDTSKSTEEQIAGVQGELNELAAEGSAAEVPIETEARVNHNVASGIVQGAVEVQANQIIMGWDATQSFSHRIFGSIIDQVLERTKLPVLISRLGHPINTTRRIFVVVPIGADHHEGFYEAVHLIKRIAANLGAELNVIVVEGASHQFEQLFGLVEEDVGAEFESIDDWGELLPTLEARTEDDDLIIAVSPRRGDVGWHSELEDLPARLADMPPESFITIHPRQGEPEYDRQYLRLK, via the coding sequence ATGAACTGGATTCCACTCTTCGTCGTCGACGGGGTCGGATTACCGCTCGACCAGCCGGTGCTGATTTTCGCGCTCGCGATGATCGTCTTCCTGGTCGGACCACTACTGGTCAAACGGCTCGGCCAGCCCGGGATCGTCGGGATCGTTATCTTCGGCGCAATCATCGGCCCCGGCGCGCTCGGCGTCGTCGAACACTCCGACGCGATCGAGCTGCTCGGCGAGGTCGGCCTGATCTACCTGCTGTTTACCGTCGGCCTCGAGGTCGACCTGCGCGGGTTCAAGGAGGCGCCGGAGAACGCGGCGCTGTTCGGACTGATGAGTTTCTTCCTCCCGTTTATCGTCGGGACTCTCGCGACCTCGACACTGCTCGGTCTCGACATCTGGGCGGCGCTGTTGCTCTCGGCCGTCTTTGCTTCTCACACCCTGCTTGCCTACCCGATCGTCAATCGGTTCGGCGTCACAAAAAACCGCGCCGTGACCGCGGTGTTCGGCGGGATCCTCTTTACCGACACGCTCGCGCTGGTCGTCCTCGCGATCGTCACCGGGGCGGTCGACGAGGGCCTTTCGGCGCTGTTGTTCGGTGACGTTGCGCTCTCGCTTGCGATCCTCTTTGCCGGCGTCTGGTTCCTGGTTCCGCCCGCGTCGCGGTTGTTCTTCCAGAACTTCAGCGAGGAGAGCTACTTCGAGTTCCTGTTCGTGATGGTCGGTATCTTCGCCGCGGCCAGCCTCGCCGAAGTCCTCGACCTCGACCCCATCCTCGGGGCGTTCGTCGCCGGGCTGGCGCTGAATCAGCTCATCCCGCAGGGCGGAACCCTGATGAACCGCATCGAGTTCGTCGGCAACGCCTTCTTCATCCCCTTCTTCCTGTTGCACGTCGGCATGCTCGTCGATCTGGGGGTGATCTTCGCCGGCGTCGAGACGCTCCAGATCGCCGCGCTCATCACCACGATCATGATCGTGACGAAGGGCGCTGCGGCCTGGTCGGTCGCCGAGATCCAGGACTACACGAAACACGAACGCGACGTCATCTTCGGGCTCTCGACGGGGCAAGCCGCGGCCGCGCTCGCGATTACGCTCGTCGGGTTCGACGCTGGCCTGTTCAGCGAGGCGATCCTCAACGCCGTCGTCCTCCTGTTGCTGATCACTGCGCTCGTGAGCCCGTGGATGACCGAACGGGCCGCCAACCGGCTCGCGCTCGAGCGCGACGTCGAGGACGACGACGACGACGGGCGGGATCCGAACATCCTGTTGCCGCTGTCGCACAACGCCGAGCTCCAGCGGCGGCTGCTGGAGCTTTCCTTCGTCATCAAAGGTGACAGCAGCAGTAATCCGGTTCACGTGATGACCGTCGTCCAGCCCGATACGAGTAAGTCGACCGAAGAGCAGATCGCGGGCGTTCAGGGCGAGCTCAACGAGCTTGCGGCCGAGGGTAGCGCCGCGGAGGTCCCCATCGAGACCGAGGCGCGGGTCAACCACAACGTCGCCTCCGGGATCGTGCAGGGTGCAGTCGAGGTCCAGGCGAACCAGATCATCATGGGGTGGGACGCCACCCAGAGCTTCAGCCACCGCATCTTCGGCAGCATCATCGACCAGGTGCTCGAACGGACGAAGCTCCCGGTGCTCATCTCGCGACTGGGCCACCCGATCAACACGACGCGACGGATCTTTGTCGTCGTCCCGATCGGCGCCGACCACCACGAGGGGTTCTACGAGGCGGTACACCTGATCAAGCGGATCGCGGCGAACCTCGGTGCCGAGCTGAACGTCATCGTCGTCGAGGGAGCCTCCCACCAGTTCGAACAGCTGTTCGGCCTCGTCGAAGAGGACGTCGGCGCGGAGTTCGAGTCGATCGACGACTGGGGCGAACTGCTGCCGACCCTGGAAGCCCGGACCGAGGACGACGACCTCATCATCGCGGTGTCGCCGCGACGCGGCGACGTCGGCTGGCACAGCGAACTCGAGGACCTGCCGGCGCGGCTCGCGGATATGCCCCCGGAGTCGTTCATCACGATCCACCCGCGCCAGGGTGAACCGGAGTACGATCGGCAGTACCTCCGGCTGAAGTGA
- a CDS encoding universal stress protein has protein sequence MYQELLLATDGSEGARRATDHAIELARQLDATLHIVSVSEDGPHAETKSDQMRTDLEDEAAEALERAEEKATGHGIEVRETIRHGVPQEEIVDVAEDHGADLIVVGTVGRSGLDQLIVGSVAEEVVRNAPVPVVTVRDES, from the coding sequence ATGTACCAGGAACTGCTGCTCGCGACCGACGGTAGCGAGGGTGCGCGACGGGCCACCGACCACGCGATCGAGCTGGCCCGACAGCTCGACGCGACCCTCCACATCGTTTCGGTCTCGGAGGACGGCCCCCACGCCGAGACGAAGAGCGACCAGATGCGGACCGACCTCGAGGACGAGGCCGCCGAGGCGCTCGAGCGCGCCGAGGAGAAGGCGACCGGTCACGGGATCGAGGTCAGGGAGACGATCCGCCACGGCGTTCCCCAGGAGGAGATCGTCGACGTCGCCGAGGACCACGGCGCGGACCTGATCGTCGTCGGGACGGTCGGTCGGTCGGGGCTCGACCAGCTGATCGTCGGCAGCGTCGCCGAAGAGGTCGTCCGGAACGCGCCGGTACCGGTCGTCACGGTTCGGGACGAGTCCTGA
- a CDS encoding cytochrome c biogenesis CcdA family protein produces the protein MIDATLLSTLAFALTAGIFTFFSPCAYPLLPGYVGFYVSQTDAEEASLPSAIGRGLVAGAGVLVTFGVLLGLAFWIGHSVLANTTAFEALVGLLLIAFGVLVVLDRAPSLSVALPKRRSGTLGFGVFGAGYALAAAGCVAPVFLGVVASAAALPTGPATLVIGTYVGVVVLLMISLTVVTGMGLAAGAGRLAAYGDTLRRIAGAVMILAGVGQLYVAFFLDAV, from the coding sequence ATGATCGACGCGACGCTGCTGTCGACACTCGCGTTCGCGCTGACGGCTGGAATCTTTACCTTCTTCTCCCCGTGTGCGTACCCCCTGTTGCCCGGCTACGTCGGCTTCTACGTCAGCCAGACCGACGCCGAGGAGGCGTCGCTCCCGAGCGCGATCGGGCGGGGGCTGGTCGCCGGCGCTGGCGTCCTCGTCACCTTCGGGGTACTGCTCGGCCTCGCGTTCTGGATCGGCCACTCGGTGCTTGCAAACACTACCGCGTTCGAGGCGCTGGTCGGACTCCTCCTGATCGCGTTCGGCGTCCTCGTCGTCCTCGATCGGGCGCCGTCGCTGTCCGTTGCCCTGCCGAAGCGGCGGTCGGGGACGCTGGGCTTTGGCGTCTTCGGCGCGGGCTACGCGCTGGCCGCGGCCGGCTGCGTCGCGCCCGTCTTTCTGGGCGTCGTCGCCAGTGCGGCCGCGCTGCCGACCGGTCCGGCCACGCTCGTCATCGGCACGTACGTCGGCGTCGTCGTGTTGCTCATGATCTCGCTGACCGTAGTGACGGGGATGGGGCTGGCCGCGGGCGCGGGTCGGCTGGCAGCCTACGGCGACACGCTTCGACGGATCGCCGGCGCAGTGATGATCCTCGCGGGCGTCGGCCAGCTGTACGTCGCGTTCTTCCTCGACGCGGTCTGA
- a CDS encoding helix-turn-helix domain-containing protein produces MSLDLATESGVGVRTQVDGGVLAQLTLSHPDLVLGPTLGRAPEITVEPEYWTDADDDRTVLFITASGDEFGAFETALGVDPTVADPVLVDRAPGRRSYRLALTDRAITLVDATAAVGGRLRTCASCRTGWRFRIRFPDRDALVAFNDRCRDRDVSVSVEHLRPADADANAPVALTEKQRELLTVAYEEGYFDVPRRISQDELADRLGVSKSAVSQRLRRAIAQLCGSTFD; encoded by the coding sequence ATGAGCCTCGATCTTGCCACGGAGTCCGGCGTCGGCGTCAGGACCCAGGTCGACGGCGGCGTCCTCGCTCAGCTCACCCTCTCTCACCCGGATCTCGTGTTGGGGCCGACGCTGGGACGCGCACCGGAGATCACCGTTGAACCCGAGTACTGGACCGACGCGGACGACGACCGCACCGTCCTGTTCATCACCGCGTCCGGCGACGAGTTCGGCGCGTTCGAGACCGCCCTCGGCGTCGACCCGACCGTCGCCGACCCCGTCCTCGTGGATCGCGCCCCCGGTCGACGGAGCTACCGCCTCGCGCTTACCGATCGGGCGATCACTCTCGTCGACGCGACTGCGGCCGTCGGCGGCCGGCTCCGAACATGTGCAAGCTGCCGGACCGGCTGGCGGTTCCGGATCCGATTTCCCGACCGTGACGCCCTCGTCGCGTTCAACGACCGGTGTCGCGACCGGGACGTCTCGGTGAGCGTCGAACACCTCCGGCCCGCAGACGCCGACGCCAACGCACCCGTCGCGCTGACCGAAAAACAGCGGGAGCTGCTGACCGTCGCCTACGAGGAGGGGTACTTCGACGTGCCGCGTCGGATCTCCCAAGACGAGCTCGCGGATCGGCTCGGCGTCTCGAAGTCGGCGGTCTCACAGCGGCTCCGGCGAGCGATCGCACAGCTCTGTGGCTCGACGTTCGACTGA
- a CDS encoding fumarylacetoacetate hydrolase family protein — MKYVRFRDPAGAVRRGELDSGHVHFANESYALEDDAIDVLPPCEPSKIVCIGRNYAAHADEMGSDVPDRPLLFLKPPNAVAGHDDTVTAPAGKDRIDHEAELGVVIGQQCRHVPESEAMDVVEGYTCVNDVSNRDDQREEKNWIRGKAFDGAAPMGPVLATPDEVPEDAAVRSRVNGETRQDGSLDQLIFSVPELIAEITTYMTLEPGDVIATGTPEGVGPLEDGDEVEIEVQGVGTLEHTIRRP, encoded by the coding sequence ATGAAATACGTCCGATTCCGGGACCCCGCCGGCGCCGTTCGACGGGGCGAGCTCGACAGTGGTCACGTCCACTTCGCAAACGAGAGCTACGCGCTCGAGGACGACGCGATCGACGTCCTCCCACCCTGTGAGCCCTCGAAGATCGTCTGTATCGGTCGCAACTACGCGGCCCACGCCGACGAGATGGGTAGCGACGTCCCGGACCGCCCGCTGCTGTTCCTGAAGCCACCAAACGCCGTCGCGGGCCACGACGACACGGTGACCGCGCCCGCGGGGAAAGACCGGATCGACCACGAGGCCGAACTCGGCGTCGTCATCGGTCAGCAGTGTCGCCACGTCCCCGAGAGCGAGGCGATGGATGTCGTCGAGGGCTACACCTGCGTGAACGACGTCTCGAACCGTGACGACCAGCGCGAGGAGAAAAACTGGATCCGTGGAAAGGCCTTCGACGGCGCGGCCCCGATGGGACCGGTGCTGGCGACGCCCGACGAGGTCCCCGAGGACGCGGCCGTCCGCTCGCGGGTCAACGGCGAGACGAGACAGGACGGCTCGCTCGACCAGCTCATTTTCTCGGTCCCCGAACTGATCGCCGAGATCACGACCTACATGACCCTCGAGCCCGGCGACGTCATTGCGACGGGAACCCCGGAGGGGGTCGGACCGCTCGAGGACGGCGACGAGGTCGAGATCGAGGTCCAGGGCGTGGGCACGCTCGAACACACGATCCGTCGACCCTGA